One window of the Balaenoptera ricei isolate mBalRic1 chromosome X, mBalRic1.hap2, whole genome shotgun sequence genome contains the following:
- the LOC132357812 gene encoding NADH dehydrogenase [ubiquinone] flavoprotein 3, mitochondrial-like encodes MAASFLLRQGGAGGLKTVLLETGVFRGLVSTVSLSAESGKNEKGLPPNPKKHSPPKKSAPTATPAELFDNTTYKNLQHHDYSTYTFLDLNLELSKFRMLQPSSGGESPRH; translated from the coding sequence ATGGCGGCCTCGTTTCTGCTGCGGCAAGGAGGAGCAGGGGGGCTGAAGACTGTGCTCCTAGAAACAGGAGTGTTTCGAGGACTTGTTTCTACAGTTTCTCTCTCTGCAGAAtcaggaaagaatgaaaagggaTTGCCACCGAATCCCAAGAAGCATAGTCCACCAAAAAAGTCCGCGCCAACCGCCACCCCAGCTGAGCTGTTTGACAACACCACCTACAAGAATCTCCAGCATCATGATTACAGCACGTACACCTTCTTGGACCTAAACCTGGAGCTTTCGAAGTTCAGGATGCTTCAGCCCTCTTCAGGAGGAGAGTCACCTCGCCACTGA